In the genome of Thiorhodovibrio winogradskyi, the window TTAGGATGAGTTTGTTAAAAAACTTCATCATGTGAGCCTATTGCTTCCAACAAGATTGCTTCACCTTCATCATGCTTAACAAACTCAAAACTGATTCTTAAATCATAAGCAACACTACAAGGCCATGAGGCTTCAAGATTTCCTTTCAGTTTGTGTGTTTTCAATGATGGATGAAAAGCATCTTCTGCAAGCAATTCCAGTGTTGTTTGAATATCCATTGCTAAATTTGGATTCTTTTTTAATACGCGCTTTGCAGTTCGTACAAATGCACTAGATTTTATCAACAGCCTATTCATGACAAGATTGAGTCCATTATATCCTGTGGTGTTTCAGGAGATAATTTACCTTGTTGGTACTCTTTGCGAGCAGATGATATAAGCGAAGAAATTTCTTGACGGCGATACTCTGCTATCCGATGACGAACAATATCAATTAAAGATTCTTGTTCATCAAGTGATAGATGATCAACCGCTTCCAATAATTCGCCAAATGAAGTTGCTTTAGCCATTTTAAACTCCTTGATGCCTTTTTTTAATGCAGTAATGCAGTTCTTTCTAATACCGATTCACTTTGGACTTCGCCCGCAATGCAGTAATGCCGTTTTTTTCTTTGCCTAACGTCGCAAATCAGGCGACCTAAAAGTGCGCTCGCACCGAAACCTGAAACAAGATGAGAACTCGACGCGCGCTTTTGGGGTCGGCTGCATTTGCCTTGTTAACTTCTTTCTCCAAGTTTTCCTCTGATCCATTTCGGATCACGCCGCATTGGGAGAACCGCAACGACATAAGCACTACGGGCCTTTACTTCATAGTAGATAGCATATGGAAAGCGTTTTGAAAGCATCCGATGAAAGCCCATTGCTTTCGCGTGGATTCCTCCATAAACAACCAAAGACTCCGCATCCGACAGCAAGGTGTCCCAGAAATAATCGCCCAGACCGGGTTGCCTTTCTTCATAGAATAGTCTGCCATTCTCGAGATCGACTGCAGCCTCTTCTAGAATAAAGACATCTGCTATTTCCATCGTCTATTTTTGTCTTTCTTTAACTTCCTGAATCGACAAGAACCTTGCCGACCCTTCATCCATTTTTCGTTTCCTTTCTTCGAGAATATTCCGGTGCCACTCCGGTGACGGCATTTCGGCGACGTCATACAAGAGCGAGTCCCATATCGCTTCCATTGTCCGGATACGCTCAGATACGCTCATTTTCCGTATTGCTGCTGATTTCATTTCTATGCGACCTCTGTGAGAAGCTAACGCCAGCCTAAGCCGCCGCGAGCGAAGCGAGCGGTCGGACTGAAGGCCATCGTTAGGCAATTGATTCCGCGTTGATTCCTTGCCTGGAAAACAATTCAACCCAGGCCCCTTTAATTCCCGTTTAGGACGTCTACGCTGGCTTTTTCAGTTATTGTCGCACTCATAAACATTAGCGAAACACCAATGATTAGTAGCGACCATCCCCATTCTAACTGCACGGATTGCATAGCCATGTCATCAAGCCCTCGAAACGGGTTGCCAGAAAGTTCGTACGACATCTGCTGCTTCGCTTGAGAAATTTTAGTTTGAAAATTTAAAAAGGAGAACAGCATTACTACAACGCTGCCAAAACTAGTAAACCAAAGGCCTTTATACTTATCAATCAATACTAGGATCAAGGCAATGATGGCCAAAATGAGAACAATTACTCCATCGCCGCTGCCATTACGGACATAGTTTATATTGTCCACCATTGGGATTGTTGCAATGGGCGCAAATACTCCTACACAAAGAAAAGTTGAGCCAATTAAACCAGTTAATTTTTTTTGTTGCATGGTATCTCCAGTTTTTTGCATAACGCCACGCTCAGCCGAGCTAGCTGAGCGAGAGCGAAACCGGCTTCGGCTGGGGCAACTCGTTAGGCAATTTTCTTTGTTAATAAATCATGATCTAATTCAAGCGTGTAAGACAAGATAGTGTTCATGTTGATTTTTTTCGATGCTTCTAATATTTCGATACCTGCAAGTTTACCCCAGCAGCTGTATCAATATTTACTCCCTCTGCAATTTCGATAACTCCATCTGACTCATCATCACCAAGCTTTAAATATAGCGCATTA includes:
- a CDS encoding type II toxin-antitoxin system RelE/ParE family toxin, producing the protein MNRLLIKSSAFVRTAKRVLKKNPNLAMDIQTTLELLAEDAFHPSLKTHKLKGNLEASWPCSVAYDLRISFEFVKHDEGEAILLEAIGSHDEVF
- a CDS encoding type II toxin-antitoxin system RelE/ParE family toxin; translated protein: MEIADVFILEEAAVDLENGRLFYEERQPGLGDYFWDTLLSDAESLVVYGGIHAKAMGFHRMLSKRFPYAIYYEVKARSAYVVAVLPMRRDPKWIRGKLGERS
- a CDS encoding addiction module protein, producing MKSAAIRKMSVSERIRTMEAIWDSLLYDVAEMPSPEWHRNILEERKRKMDEGSARFLSIQEVKERQK
- a CDS encoding DUF2283 domain-containing protein, whose translation is MNVHYDELVNALYLKLGDDESDGVIEIAEGVNIDTAAGVNLQVSKY